The Cyanobacteria bacterium GSL.Bin1 genome includes a window with the following:
- a CDS encoding universal stress protein → MKHILLCTDGSAFAQESYHYAAWLAPRLEARVDVLYVTDVRSQKSIETGNLSGSIGIDAAKDLLSKLVELEHEKAKINHERAKLILEDAKQRLASEGVEDVKTIHETGFLVDCFHEFETNADLIILGKRGENAPFASNHLGGNTERILRGSHKPCLVTPRQFKPIKRLLFAYDGSKSCQKMLRFLVESPAFQGLELHILTVARTAQDKKAQKRNQEAEEQTRAAGFDPICQILEGNPEKIIASYAEGHDISLIVMGAYGHSRIRSLVIGSTTAQVLRSTQLPVLLFR, encoded by the coding sequence ATGAAACATATTCTCTTATGCACCGATGGCTCTGCTTTTGCCCAAGAAAGTTATCATTATGCAGCTTGGCTTGCCCCTCGCCTTGAGGCTCGTGTTGATGTTTTGTATGTCACCGATGTTCGCTCTCAAAAATCCATTGAAACGGGGAATTTAAGTGGCAGCATTGGCATTGATGCTGCTAAAGATTTACTAAGCAAACTCGTCGAACTCGAACATGAGAAAGCCAAAATCAATCATGAGCGGGCAAAACTGATCCTCGAAGATGCCAAACAACGGCTAGCGTCTGAAGGAGTAGAAGATGTTAAGACCATCCACGAAACCGGTTTTCTGGTGGATTGCTTTCACGAATTTGAAACCAATGCCGATTTAATTATCTTAGGTAAGCGCGGCGAAAATGCCCCCTTTGCCTCCAATCATTTGGGCGGGAATACCGAGCGTATTTTACGGGGGAGTCATAAACCATGCTTGGTTACGCCTCGTCAATTTAAGCCCATTAAACGCTTACTTTTTGCCTATGATGGCAGTAAAAGCTGTCAGAAAATGTTGCGTTTTCTGGTCGAATCACCAGCCTTTCAAGGATTAGAACTCCATATCCTCACGGTGGCACGAACCGCTCAAGATAAAAAAGCTCAAAAACGCAACCAAGAAGCTGAAGAACAAACGCGAGCAGCAGGATTTGATCCCATTTGTCAAATCTTAGAAGGGAATCCCGAAAAAATCATTGCCAGTTATGCCGAAGGACATGATATTAGTTTGATTGTCATGGGAGCTTATGGGCATAGTCGTATTCGTTCTCTTGTGATTGGCAGTACCACCGCACAAGTGCTGAGAAGTACCCAACTCCCAGTATTGTTATTCCGCTAG